AGCGTGAACGCGTGCGCCGCCGTGCCCGCGGTGGGGATGCCGTAGCGCGCACCGGCGGCGAGGTTGGAGGTGAACCGGAACCCGGCCAGGTACGCCGCGCGCGCCGCGGCCACCGCGGCCTCCTCGTGCGCCCGCCGCGAACCCATCTCGATCAGCGCGCGACCCCGCGCCGCGGTCACCATGCGGGCTGCCGCGGCCGCCACCGCGCTGTCGTGGTTGAGCACGGAGAGCACCAGGGTCTCCAGCACCACGCACTCGGCGAAGCCGCCCGAGACGGTGAGGATCGGCGAATTGGGGAAGAACAGCTCACCCTCGGCGTACCCGTCGATGTCGCCCGTGAAGCGGTAGTCGGCGAGCCAGGCCGCGCCCGCCTCGTCGACCACACCGGTCCGGCTCAGGAAGTCGATCTCCGTCGGGTCGAACCGGAAGTCACGGATCAGGTCGATCAGCCGGGCCGTCCCGGCGACCACGCCGTACCGGCGGCCGGTCGGCAGCCGGCGGCTGAACACCTCGAAGACGCAGCGGCGGTCGGCGGTGCCGTCCTTCAGAGCCGCGCTGACCATCGTCAGCTCGTAGTGGTCGGTCAGAAGCGCGGGGCGGAGGGTGCTCACCGCCCAAGCCTAAGGTTCAGCCTGAGTCGCCGCTTTCGTGCCCCGGGATCGATCGCAGCGCAGCCCACAGCTCGGCCCGGGCGGTCACGCCGAGCTTGGTGTAGATCCGCTGGAGGTGGTTCTCGACGGTGCGGGCGGAGAGATAGAGCCGCTCGGCGATGGCCTTGCTGGTCGCACCGTGGGCGGCGAGGCGGGCCACCTGCCACTCCCGTTCGGTCAGCACCGGCGCCCCGGCGTGCAGCGCCGGCGTGCGGATCAGCTCGCAGCGGCCGAGCAGCCCGGCCAGGCGCTCCCGGGCCTCACCGGCCGCCGGCGAGTGCTGCTGCCGCAGCCGGTGCAGCGCTTGGGCGGTGGCCTCGGCGGCGTACACGTGCAGCTCCAGCGCGGCGTAGTCGTCGGCGACCGCGAGCAGACCCGGGGCGGAGTCGGTCACCGCGGCCCGGGCATGCCGGGCCAGCAGTGGCGGGAGCACCCCGTCGACCCGCTCGGAGAGCTCCGCGAGGCGTTGCGCGACGGTGCGCCGGCCGCCGTCGGAGCAGGTCGGCCCGACCGGTGCGCCGGCCTGGTCCAGCCGGACCAGGTCGTGCAGGACGTGCACCTCGTGCCCCGCGAAGCCGTCCGCGCGCAGCCGGTCCACCAGATCGGTGAGCTGCTTGGCTGCGCCGGGCAGGTCGCCCGACGCGGCGAGCACGGCGCCTCGGGCCTGCTCCAGCCACGGATAGAGCACCGCCATGCTCGGCGAGTGGGTGCGGTCCGCCTCGGCCATCGCCTCCGCTGCCTGCGCCGCATCGCCGCGCAGGGCCGCCGCCTGGGCCCGCTCGGCCTGGGCCAGACCGGCGTAGACCCGGCTCGTGGCCAGCACCGCGCAGGCGCCCAGCGAGGCCCGCATCGCCGCGTCGCTCTGCCCGCGCAGGCGGGCCGCGTACGCCTGGAGGATGGCCAGGTACCCGGTGCCGAGCCGGAAGTCACCGGCGCCCGCGAGGTCGGCGAACTCGTCGGCCACGATCGCGTCGATCCCGGCCAGGTCGCCGGTGAGCATGAGCCGGGTGCCCCGGGCCAGCTCCAGGGCCAGTTGCAGGTACGGCATGTCGGTACGCCAGCTGGCCGCCGCGGAGTGCACCTGGGCGATCGCCGTACCGCTGCGGGCGAGCTGGCCCTGCGCGGCCTGGACGTACGCGATGGTGCTGCGGGCAAGCTCGCGGGCGGCAACGCTCGCTGCCGGCCGGTCCAGCACCCGCTGGCTGAGCCGCACGGCGGTGGTCGTGTCCAGCCGATGCAGTCGCATGATCGCCTCGAAGGCGTGCACCCGGGACCGGTCGGCGGAGTCGCTGAGCTGCTCGACCCGGCTCGCCATCTCCTCCACCGTGGACTCCTGGCTCAGCCCCCAGTAGCTGACCATCCCCCGCACGGTCAGCCACCGGCAGAGCCGCCGCTCGTCGCCGGGCTCGGGAGTCACCGCGTCGAGGACGTCGATCGCCTCGTCCGGCCGGTCGGCGAACATCAGGATGGTCGCCAGCAGCTCCGCCGCGTCCGAGCCGCCGTCGGCGTTCAGCGCGGCGCGGGCCAGCCGGGTCGCCAGTGGCACGTCGTAGCGGGTGAACGCCTGCACCGCGGCGTCCACCAGCAGGGCGGCGTCCTGCGCGGTGCCCGAGTCGAGCCGCCACACCGCCACCCGCAGGAGGTCGTCGCGGCGGCGCTTGCCGACCCGCTCCAACAGCTCGGCGAGGTGCGCCTGGAGTCGTCGGGTGCGGCTGACCGGGCAGCGGCGGCGCATCACCTCGCCGTAGAGCGGGTGGGCCAGCCGGACGTCGGTCCGCCGGTCGCGCTGTACGACGCTGATCAGCCCGCGTTCCTCGGCGATCTCCACGTCGACCGGGTCGGCGGCCAGGTTGAGGAGGTGCAGGCCCAGCGGTTCGCCGAAGGCGACCAGCTCGACGACCGTGCGGACGCCGTCGGTGAGCTGCCCGACCCGGGTGTCGATGAGGTCGGTCAGGTTGGGTGCCAGCTCCAGGCGCCCGGTCCACTTCCAGATGCCGTAGGTGCGCTTCAGCTCCGCGCTGCCGTTGGCGGCGTGCACCAGCTCGCGCAGCAGCAGTGGGTTGCCGGACGAGAGGCGGCCGAGCCGGTCGGCGGAGCCGGCGTCGACCGGGCCATCCAGGATCGACGCCAGCAGGCCGGCGGTCTCCGCCTGTGGCATCGGGGTCAGCTCGATGTGCTCGACCAGGTCGTCGGTCCAGAGTGCCCGGATCGGCAGCGGGATCTGCTCGCCGTCGCGCAGGGTGCCGACCACGGTGGCGTTCTCGTCCCGGGCGACGAGATGCACGAGCGCGGCCGAGGGCGGGTCGAGCAGATGCGCGTCGTCGATGGCGAGCACGATCCGGCGGCCGGCCGCCTGCTGGTGCAGCACGCCCAGGGCCCAGCGCAGGATGCCGGCGGGGGAGAGCCCCTGGGGTTGCTCGGCGGGGAGGACCTGCACCAGCCCGCCGAACGGCAGTGCGGCGGTGGTGGCGCTGGCCGCGATGGACCAGATCGCGTACCGGTCGGTGGGCAGGGTGCTGACGCCCTCGCGCAGCAGCCGGCTCTTGCCGATGCCCGCGCTGCCGCTGAAGAAGAGCCCCCGGCCGGCCTCGCCGGTCACCGCAGCCAGCAGGCGGTTGAGCTCGTCGGTTCGGCCGACGAACTTCCATCGACTCATCCGGGCAGCATATCCATCGAAACCTGTCTGCGTGCGGACCGTCACGCACCGAAGTTGAGTAATCTCGTGATTACCGGTGAGTATGTGTAGTGTTCCGTCCGGTCATCGGGCCGCCCGTACTGTTCCGATATACGGGTACTGTCACCGGATTTTCAACGCGACCGGCGCGCCGGTCGCCTGCCCTGGGAGGCCACCTGATGAAGCAGGGCCCTCTCCCCTCGGTCGACTCGTCGGACGACATGGCCGGCTCAGTCGAGCTGCCGCGCGGCGGCCCGCTGCCCACCCAGGTCGGGGTGACCGGCCCCGCTCCGGAGGAGCCGCTCGGCGTGGTCGCCGTCGGCCCGGCCGGCGCCGAGCGGCGCGCGGTGCTCGCCACCCTGCTCGGGCTCGACCCGGTCATGCTCACCGTGCCGGCGGGCAGTTGGCTGGTGGTGCGGCACGCCAAGGAGCCCACCCGTGCGGCGTACGTGCCGGGCTACCGCCAGCCGCACTCGTACGGCGCGGACCGGGACGCGGCCGGCCCGGCGCTGGCCCGCCCGCCCCGGCGTGTCGAGTTGAGCGTGCCGGAGCCGCTGTTGCGGCACTTCACCCTGATCGACACGCCGGACAGCGGCACGCTCGGCGTGGCCGGGGGTCGGGTGCTGCTCGACGCGGTTGGCCGGGCCGGCGCGCTGCTCTTCGTGATCGCGGCCGACCAGGCGTTCACCGCCGCGGAGTTGAACCTGCTCGCCGAGGTGGCCCCCGCCCCGGTGAAGGTCGTCTTCGCGGTCACCCCCGGCGCGGCGGGCTGGGCGCCGGTGCCCGACGGCGCGGCGACGACGGAGGACGCGGGGGCGTCCGTCCCGCCGGCCGGCGGTTTGCCCGGCGAGGTCGACCCGGTCGCGGTGACCGTGGAGGCGCACCGGGCGGTGCTGCTGGCCGCGGTGCCCTCGCTGGCCGGAGCGCGGTGGTTCCCGGTCGCCGACGCCGACACCGCTGCGGATTTGCGCCGGGCGCTGGTGGGTTGGTCGGCCGACGAGGGGTTGCATCGGGCCAGCGTGGATCCGCCGGTGCTGCCGGGCCAGCACGACCGGGTGGCCGTGGTCGCTGACCCGGGGGACTGGTCCGAGCAGCTTGACCGGCAGACCCGCTCCTGCGCCCAGCGGATCCGCCAGCACCTCGCGCTGGAGTTGGCGAACACCCACCTGCGGGTGGTTCAGGAGATCGTCTTCGGGGTCGGCTGCGCCGGCCTGCCCGAGCTGCTGGACCGGGAGATGGCCGCGTTGTCGCTGTTGGCCACCGCCCAGTGCGACCACGCGGTGCGGGGCATCGTGGCCGATGCCGCGGCCCGGGTGCTCGGCGCTCCGCTGGCCGAGGGCGTGCGGCGCCGGATCGCCACGGCCGTGCAGTACGGCCTGGCTGACCACCGGCATGGTCGCGACCTGGACCGGGTGTTGCTGATCACCAGCACGGCCGGGGTGGCCAATCTGACCGGCCCGGAGGCGATCGACGCGCTGTCCGGCTATCCGGCGGCGTCCCGCGACGAGGTGTTCCCGCCGGTCGCGGTGGCGCTCTCCGGCGGGTGCTGGCAGACGTGGCGCACTCCCGGCAACGACGACCGCAACGCCGCGCGGGCGTGGTCCCAGCGGGCGCTGTGGGAGGTTGAGCTGGGGTTGTCCCGGGAGATCTCCCGACGGTTCGAGGTGATCCGCCTCTCGCTGGGCGCGGTGCTCTCCGATGCAGTCGACCACGGCATCCTGCTCGCCTGACGGCGTGGCTGCCCCCCGACCCGGGTCGGTACCACACCTCCCGTTCGGCGACGTCCAGGGCGGGTCCGGGGCGGCCGGAGTGGGCGATCCTCGCCGGGCCGGCGTTCCGGTTCCTCGGTTCCGGGAAACCGGTGGCACGATGGGGGGCATGGCGGCTCCGCAGGTTGCACCGGTCGAGACGCCGGACACTGACGAGGTGCCGGCGTCTGACCGGCAATGGGTGACGATCGTGTGGGACGACCCGGTCAACCTGATGACGTACGTGACCTGGGTCTTCCAGAAGCTTTTCGGCTACAGCCGGGAGAGGGCCGAGCAGCTCATGCTGGACGTGCACCACAAGGGCCGGGCCGTGGTCTCCACCGGCGCCCGGGAACGCATGGAGCACGACGCGTCGCAGCTGCACGCGTATGGGCTGTGGGCGACGGTGGACCGCTCGTGAGCATGTTCCGTCGCCAGGCCGGCCGCTACGTCGCCACCTTCGCCGTCGACGAGGTGCGGGTGCTGCGCAAGGTCGCCTCCGAGGTGGTCGGCCTGCTCACCGACGGCTTCGACCACACCGACCCGGTTGTCGGCCGGCTCTTCCCGGCGGTCTACCCGGAGGACGCGGCCGGCTCCGCCGAGTTCCGCCGTTACACCGAGGGCGACCTGAAGACCGCGAAGATCGACCAGGCCGGGGCGATCCTGGCGGCGCTGCCCGACGAGGCCGGCGGCGAGGTGCGGCTGGACGCCGAGGCGGCCGAGGCGTGGCTGCGGGCGCTGAACGACGCCCGGCTGGCGATGGGCGTCCGGCTGGAGATCAAGGACGGCACGGACCTGGGCGAGGAGTTGGACGACGCGGTGGCCGAGGACCCGGCCTCCAGCCGGGTGTTCCAGCTGTCGGTCTACGCGTACCTGGGATATCTGCAGGAGTCGCTGCTCAACGCCTTGATCGACTAGCGGTGACCGGCACCACTTCGGCCCGTGCCCGGCAGGCGTTAGGCTGGAACACGTGCTGAGCATCGACCGGTCGATCATCGACGCGATCGTCGCCCACGCGCGCCGGGACCACCCCGACGAGGCGTGCGGCGTGGTCGCCGGTCCCGTCGGCAGCGACACCCCGACCCGGCACATCCCGATGGACAATGCCGCGCGGTCGATGACCTTCTACGAGTTCGACTCGATGGAGCACCTGCGGGTGTGGCGGGAGATGGACGACCGGGACGAGGAGCCCGTGGTCATCTACCACTCGCACACCGCCACCGAGGCGTACCCCTCGCGGACGGACGTCTCCTTCGCCGGTGAGCCGGGCGCGCACTACCTGCTCGTCTCGACCCGCGAGCCCGACTCGGAGGAGATCCGGTCGTTCCGGATCGTCGACGGTGTGGTCGCCGAGGAGCCGGTCCGGATCGTGGAGGCCGGGGTCGACCCGCATGCCGTCCAGTCCTACATGTTCGGGCAGAGCCCGGCGACGGTCGACTACGAGTGTTCCGGCCGCTGACCCGTCAGCAGCCGCACCCGTTTCGTCCCGTCACCGTAGGCACACCTGAACGAGGAGCACGACATCATGGCCATTGAGGTTCGCATCCCCACCATCCTGCGCAGCTACACCGGCGGCGCCAAGGTCGTCGAAGGCGCCGGCGACACCCTGAGCGACCTGCTCGCCGATCTGGACTCCCGGCACGGCGGGCTGCGGGGCCGGCTGGTCACCGAGGCCGGCACGCTGCACCGCTTCGTCAACGTCTACGTCAACGACGAGGACGTCCGCTTCCTCGGCGCGCTGGACGCCAAGCTCGCCGATGGCGACAGCGTCACCATCCTGCCGGCCGTGGCCGGCGGCGCGTTCGGCTTCGCCGCGGCAGCGGCGATCAGCCAGCACAGCGCCGCGGCGGCGGCGATCAGTCAGCACAGCGCCGCGGCTGCGGTGGCTCGCGGCGCCGTCGCTGCCCGCTGAGGGCGGTCGCCATGGCGCGGTACGACAGCCTGCTCGACGCCTGCGGGGGCACGCCGCTGGTCGGCCTGCCCCGGCTCTCCCCGACGGTGCCCGACGGGGCGCCTCCGGTGCGGCTCTGGGCCAAGCTGGAGGACCGGAACCCGACCGGCAGCATCAAGGACCGCGCGGCGCTGTTCATGGTCCGCGCCGCGGAGGAGTCCGGCCGGCTCCGGACGGGTGACACCATCCTGGAGCCGACCAGTGGCAACACCGGCATCTCGCTGGCCATGGTGGCCAAGCTGCGCGGCTACCGGCTGGTCTGCGTGATGCCGGAGAACGTCTCCACCGAGCGGGTCCAGCTGCTCCGGATGTACGGGGCTGAGATCATTTTCTCGCCGGCGCCGGGTGGCTCCAACCAGGCCGTCGCCACGGCCAAGCAGATCGCCGCCGAGCACCCGGACTGGGTGATGCTCTACCAGTACGGCAACGAGGCGAACGCCCGGGCGCACTACGAGACGACCGGCCCGGAACTGCTGCACGACCTGCCCACCATCACGCACTTCGTGGCCGGGCTGGGCACCACCGGCACCCTGATGGGCACCGGGCGCTACCTGCGGGAGAAGGTCGACGGCATCCAGGTCGTGGCCGCCGAGCCGCGCTACGGCGAGGTGGTCTACGGCCTGCGCAACATCGACGAGGGGTACGTGCCGGAGCTCTACGACGCCTCGGTGCTCTCCCGGCGCTTCTCGGTGGGCACCCGGGACGCGGTGCTGCGCACCCGGCAGCTCGTCGACGTGGAGGGCATCTTCGCCGGCTTCTCCACTGGCGCCATCCTGCACGCCGCGCTCGCGGTGGCGCATGAGGCGGTCCGCGACGGTCGCCGTGCCGACGTGGCCTTCGTGGTCTGCGACGGCGGCTGGAAGTACCTGTCCACCGGCGCGTACGGCGGGACGCTGGCCGACGCCGAGGACGCCCTGGAGGGCCAGCTCTGGGCCTGAACAATCCGGTCGGTTTGTACGGGCCGTCGACGCTCGCGTCGGCGGCCCGCACGCTGTCCACAGCCTCGTGAACAGGTGTCACGTTCGTGACAACTTCCAAAGGATGATTCTTGCTGCCGGGTACCCCGGCGTAGGCTGCGCAGCGTGGCGCACGCGTCGGTAGAGATCACGGCCTGGACGATGGCCGACACGGATGCTACTGACAGTGACAGCGAGACGACTCGATGCGACTGACCGTTCTGGGTTGCGCCGGGAGCTTCCCCGGCCCCGAGTCGCCGTGTTCGGCCTACCTCGTCGAGGCGGACGGCTTCCGGCTCCTGGTCGACTTCGGCTCAGGTTCGCTGTCCAGCCTCCAGCGGTACGCGGGGCTGCACGCCCCGGACGCGATCCTGCTGACCCACCTGCACTGCGACCACATCCTCGACGCCGTGTCGTACGTGGTGGTCCGCCGGTACGCCCCGGACGGCCCCCGCCCGGCGCTGCCGGTGTACGCGCCCTCCGGCGCACCGGACCGGCTCAGTGCCGCCTACGGCGACGACGGCACCGTGGAGGACGTCTACCAGTTCTACGCCCTCCAACCGGGCACCTTCCCGATCGGGCCGTTCACGGTCACCGTCGACCGGGTCAACCACCCCGTCGAGACGTACGGCGTGCGGCTGGAGCACGGCGGCCGATCGCTCTGCTACTCCTCGGACACCGCGCCCTGCGACGCGCTGCTGCGGCTGGCCCAGAACGCCGACGTCTTCCTGTGCGAGGCCAGCTACCTCGACGGCGCGGACAATCCGCCGGATCTGCACCTCACCGGCCGGGAGGCTGGTGAGACGGCGACCAAGGCCGTGGTGGGCAGGCTGCTGCTCACCCACCTGGTGGCCGCCTGGGGCAGCGAGGCGCACACGCTGGAGTCGGCCGCCGGTGCGTACACCGGGCCGCTCGAGGTGGTCCGGGCCGGCGCCAGCTACGACGTCTGACCCACCGCGTCCCGGTCTTCCGGGTCGGCCAGCGGTCTTGTGCCGTACTGTTCGCCAGCCGGTCAGCGGACGGTCGTCTGGCGCACCCGTGGCACCCGCACGGTGTGGGCATGCGGATCGCCATCGTGACCGAGTCGTTCCCGCCGGACGTGAACGGCGTCGCGCACTCCGTGGTGCGGACGGCGGAACACCTGCTCGCCCGGGGCCACGAGCCGGTCGTCATCGCGCCCGCCCCGTCCGGGGCCGGCCGGCAGGACACCGACGGGTTGCCGTACCCGGTGGTGCGCATCCCCAGCGTGCCGTTGCCCCGATACCAGGGGTTCCGGCTGGGCGTGCCGACCACCACCCGGCTGGCCGGGGCGCTGCTGTCGGCCGAGCCAGATGTGGTCCACCTGGCGAGTCCGTTCATCCTCGGCGCTCGGGCGGCCACACTGGCCAGCCGGCACCGGCTGCCCACGGTGGCGGTCTACCAGACCGACGTCGCGGCCTACGCCCGGGCGTACCGGGTGGGCTGGGGTGAGGCGGCAGCCTGGCGTCGGCTTCGGGAGATTCACAACTCGGCGCAGCGCACCCTCGCCCCGTCCACCCGGGCCGCGGCCGACCTGATCGCCAACGGGGTACAGCGGATCTGGCTGTGGCGCCGGGGCGTCGACGCCGTCCGGTTCGACCCGGCCAAGCGCTGCGCGGCGCTGCGCCACCAGTTGGCCCCCGGCGGGGAACTGCTGGTCGGCTACGTCGGCCGGCTGGCCCCGGAGAAGCGGGTGGAGCTGCTGGCGGCGACCTCCCGGCTGCCGGGCGTACGGGTGGTGGTGGCCGGCGACGGCCCGGCCCGCCGCCAACTGGCGCGGGCGCTGCCCGGGGTGAACTTCCTGGGGGTGCAGCACGGCGAGGACCTCGCTCGGCTCTACGCCAGCCTGGACCTGTTCGTGCACACGGGTCCGCACGAGACCTTCGGCCAGACCCTCCAGGAGGCGTTGGCCTCCGGCGTGCCGGTGGTGGCGCCGGCCAGCGGCGGGCCGGTCGACCTGGTCGACCCGGGGGTGACCGGGCTGCTGGTGCCGCCGAACGACGGGGACGCGCTCGCGGACGCGGTGGCCGAGTTGGCCGCCGACGCCGACCGGCGGCGGGCGTACGGGCTGGCCGCCCGGGCCGCCGTGGGCCGGCGTAGCTGGGCCGCGGTCGGCGACGAGCTGATCGGCCACTATCACGCCGTACGGGCCGGGGCCGCCACCGTCGGCCTGCCAGCCGCGTCGTGACCGGGACCGCCGGTGGGCTGCGGATCGTGCGGCTCGCCAACTTCGTGACCGCGCGCTCCGGCGGCCTGCGCACCGCGCTGCGGCATCTCGGCGAGGGCTACCGGGCGGCCGGGCACGATCCGGTGCTGGTGATACCCGGCCCACGGGCCACCGACGAGAGGCACCCGTGGGGTCGGGTCGTCACTCTGCCCGGGCCGGAGCTGCCCGGCAGCGGCGGCTACCGGCTGCTCGCCGGTCGGCGCCGGTTGGCCCGGGTGCTCGCCGAGTTGGCGCCGGACCGGTTGGAGGTCTCCGACCGGTCGTCGCTGCGCTGGACGGGGAGTTGGGCGAAGGCGCACGGGGTGCCGTCGGTGATGGTCTCGCACGAGTCGCTGACCGGGCTGCTCGGCCAGTGGGGCGTGCCGGACGCGCTGCGCCGACCGACCGCCGACCTGCTCAACCGGGCGACCAGCCGGGCGTACGACCGGATCGTGTGCACCACCCGCTGGGCGGCCGAGGAGTTCGACCGGATTGGCGCGGACAACGTGGACCTGGTGCCGCTCGGGGTGGACCTGGACACCTTTCGTCCGGACCGGGCCGACCCGCGGCTGCGTGAGCGCTACGCCGACCCGACCGAGCTGTTGCTGGTGCACTGCGCCCGGCTGTCCCCGGAGAAACGCCCCGAGCTGGCCGTGCGGGCGCTGGCCGAGCTGCGCCGGGCCGGCGTGCCGGCGGTGCTGGTGATGGCCGGGGACGGCCCGCTGCGCACCGCGCTGGCCCGCCGCGCCGCCGACCTGCCGGTCACGTTCACCGGCTTCCTGCCCGACCGCGCCGCGGTGGCCGCGCTGCTCGCCAGCGCGGACGTGGTGCTGGCACCCGGCCCGGTGGAGACCTTCGGCCTGGCCGGGCTGGAGGCGCTGGCCTGTGGCACCCCGGTGGTGGTCAACGCGGCCAGCGCGCTGCCCGAGGTGGTCGGGACGGCGGGGCTGGCCGCGTACGGCTCGGGGGCGTCGGTGGCCGCGGCGGTGACCCGGCTGGCGGCCCGGCCGGAGGCGGAGCGGCGGCGGGCTGCCCGGGCCCGGGCCGAGGAGTTCGGCTGGCCGGCGGCCGTCGCCGGATTCCTCCGGGTGCACGGCGCGGAGTCCGGTCGGGGCACCCCGGGGCAGGGAGATCACCGCACCACATAGGGTGCAGGCATGGCGCGACCTGACGGGCGAGGGCCCGATCAACTTCGACCGGTGACCCTGACCCGAGGCTGGAGCACCCATCCGGAGGGCTCGGTGCTCGTCGAGTTCGGCGGCACCCGGGTGCTCTGCACGGCGAGCGTCACCGAGGGGGTGCCCCGC
The nucleotide sequence above comes from Micromonospora sp. NBC_00389. Encoded proteins:
- a CDS encoding MBL fold metallo-hydrolase, translated to MRLTVLGCAGSFPGPESPCSAYLVEADGFRLLVDFGSGSLSSLQRYAGLHAPDAILLTHLHCDHILDAVSYVVVRRYAPDGPRPALPVYAPSGAPDRLSAAYGDDGTVEDVYQFYALQPGTFPIGPFTVTVDRVNHPVETYGVRLEHGGRSLCYSSDTAPCDALLRLAQNADVFLCEASYLDGADNPPDLHLTGREAGETATKAVVGRLLLTHLVAAWGSEAHTLESAAGAYTGPLEVVRAGASYDV
- a CDS encoding DUF2017 domain-containing protein, coding for MFRRQAGRYVATFAVDEVRVLRKVASEVVGLLTDGFDHTDPVVGRLFPAVYPEDAAGSAEFRRYTEGDLKTAKIDQAGAILAALPDEAGGEVRLDAEAAEAWLRALNDARLAMGVRLEIKDGTDLGEELDDAVAEDPASSRVFQLSVYAYLGYLQESLLNALID
- a CDS encoding MoaD family protein: MAIEVRIPTILRSYTGGAKVVEGAGDTLSDLLADLDSRHGGLRGRLVTEAGTLHRFVNVYVNDEDVRFLGALDAKLADGDSVTILPAVAGGAFGFAAAAAISQHSAAAAAISQHSAAAAVARGAVAAR
- the clpS gene encoding ATP-dependent Clp protease adapter ClpS encodes the protein MAAPQVAPVETPDTDEVPASDRQWVTIVWDDPVNLMTYVTWVFQKLFGYSRERAEQLMLDVHHKGRAVVSTGARERMEHDASQLHAYGLWATVDRS
- a CDS encoding M67 family metallopeptidase, giving the protein MLSIDRSIIDAIVAHARRDHPDEACGVVAGPVGSDTPTRHIPMDNAARSMTFYEFDSMEHLRVWREMDDRDEEPVVIYHSHTATEAYPSRTDVSFAGEPGAHYLLVSTREPDSEEIRSFRIVDGVVAEEPVRIVEAGVDPHAVQSYMFGQSPATVDYECSGR
- a CDS encoding glycosyltransferase family 4 protein, translated to MRIAIVTESFPPDVNGVAHSVVRTAEHLLARGHEPVVIAPAPSGAGRQDTDGLPYPVVRIPSVPLPRYQGFRLGVPTTTRLAGALLSAEPDVVHLASPFILGARAATLASRHRLPTVAVYQTDVAAYARAYRVGWGEAAAWRRLREIHNSAQRTLAPSTRAAADLIANGVQRIWLWRRGVDAVRFDPAKRCAALRHQLAPGGELLVGYVGRLAPEKRVELLAATSRLPGVRVVVAGDGPARRQLARALPGVNFLGVQHGEDLARLYASLDLFVHTGPHETFGQTLQEALASGVPVVAPASGGPVDLVDPGVTGLLVPPNDGDALADAVAELAADADRRRAYGLAARAAVGRRSWAAVGDELIGHYHAVRAGAATVGLPAAS
- a CDS encoding PLP-dependent cysteine synthase family protein, with protein sequence MARYDSLLDACGGTPLVGLPRLSPTVPDGAPPVRLWAKLEDRNPTGSIKDRAALFMVRAAEESGRLRTGDTILEPTSGNTGISLAMVAKLRGYRLVCVMPENVSTERVQLLRMYGAEIIFSPAPGGSNQAVATAKQIAAEHPDWVMLYQYGNEANARAHYETTGPELLHDLPTITHFVAGLGTTGTLMGTGRYLREKVDGIQVVAAEPRYGEVVYGLRNIDEGYVPELYDASVLSRRFSVGTRDAVLRTRQLVDVEGIFAGFSTGAILHAALAVAHEAVRDGRRADVAFVVCDGGWKYLSTGAYGGTLADAEDALEGQLWA
- a CDS encoding glycosyltransferase produces the protein MTGTAGGLRIVRLANFVTARSGGLRTALRHLGEGYRAAGHDPVLVIPGPRATDERHPWGRVVTLPGPELPGSGGYRLLAGRRRLARVLAELAPDRLEVSDRSSLRWTGSWAKAHGVPSVMVSHESLTGLLGQWGVPDALRRPTADLLNRATSRAYDRIVCTTRWAAEEFDRIGADNVDLVPLGVDLDTFRPDRADPRLRERYADPTELLLVHCARLSPEKRPELAVRALAELRRAGVPAVLVMAGDGPLRTALARRAADLPVTFTGFLPDRAAVAALLASADVVLAPGPVETFGLAGLEALACGTPVVVNAASALPEVVGTAGLAAYGSGASVAAAVTRLAARPEAERRRAARARAEEFGWPAAVAGFLRVHGAESGRGTPGQGDHRTT
- a CDS encoding LuxR C-terminal-related transcriptional regulator, giving the protein MSRWKFVGRTDELNRLLAAVTGEAGRGLFFSGSAGIGKSRLLREGVSTLPTDRYAIWSIAASATTAALPFGGLVQVLPAEQPQGLSPAGILRWALGVLHQQAAGRRIVLAIDDAHLLDPPSAALVHLVARDENATVVGTLRDGEQIPLPIRALWTDDLVEHIELTPMPQAETAGLLASILDGPVDAGSADRLGRLSSGNPLLLRELVHAANGSAELKRTYGIWKWTGRLELAPNLTDLIDTRVGQLTDGVRTVVELVAFGEPLGLHLLNLAADPVDVEIAEERGLISVVQRDRRTDVRLAHPLYGEVMRRRCPVSRTRRLQAHLAELLERVGKRRRDDLLRVAVWRLDSGTAQDAALLVDAAVQAFTRYDVPLATRLARAALNADGGSDAAELLATILMFADRPDEAIDVLDAVTPEPGDERRLCRWLTVRGMVSYWGLSQESTVEEMASRVEQLSDSADRSRVHAFEAIMRLHRLDTTTAVRLSQRVLDRPAASVAARELARSTIAYVQAAQGQLARSGTAIAQVHSAAASWRTDMPYLQLALELARGTRLMLTGDLAGIDAIVADEFADLAGAGDFRLGTGYLAILQAYAARLRGQSDAAMRASLGACAVLATSRVYAGLAQAERAQAAALRGDAAQAAEAMAEADRTHSPSMAVLYPWLEQARGAVLAASGDLPGAAKQLTDLVDRLRADGFAGHEVHVLHDLVRLDQAGAPVGPTCSDGGRRTVAQRLAELSERVDGVLPPLLARHARAAVTDSAPGLLAVADDYAALELHVYAAEATAQALHRLRQQHSPAAGEARERLAGLLGRCELIRTPALHAGAPVLTEREWQVARLAAHGATSKAIAERLYLSARTVENHLQRIYTKLGVTARAELWAALRSIPGHESGDSG